The Microbulbifer sp. YPW1 genome contains a region encoding:
- a CDS encoding tryptophan halogenase family protein: MKPIKKVVVVGGGTAGWLAAASLARHLSPLKNQEYSVTLVESPDTPAIGVGEGTWPTIRNTLKNLSIDEFEFIRSCDASFKQGTQFVNWHTANVNGEDSSYYHSFELPRGMWPTPPGPYWHHLQYQLGLPYAEAISPQPAACQKHLAPKSLKTPQYEAILNYAYHLDAGKFATFLRNHACEKLGVTHLLAHVQSAQLSESGFIDSIITREGNSICGDLFIDCSGFTSLLLDQTYQIPFHGVSDTLLVNKAVAMQVPYADAEGPINSPTLSTAQSAGWIWDIGLQSRRGTGYVYSANHTTADEAENTLRNYARATFNQSQATPAQPDIVDQLEARHIDLRLGFREKVFHKNCVGMGLSAAFLEPLEASAIFLIEASCNMLTELFPQHLGQLSALEKKYNAVFNERWHRVVDFIKLHYYLSRRRDSDFWLDNTEVSSLPDTLKAQLAFWKHYPPSRFDMPSSLEPFVRESYEFILYGMEYHSDYQWNAGQLPHLEEARRNFQRIHQLSSEISDVLPTNRALLQRIQNYR; the protein is encoded by the coding sequence ATGAAACCAATAAAAAAAGTGGTGGTGGTTGGAGGTGGTACTGCCGGTTGGCTGGCCGCCGCCAGCCTGGCCCGTCATCTGTCCCCGCTGAAAAATCAGGAGTACTCTGTAACCCTGGTGGAATCACCGGATACCCCCGCAATTGGTGTGGGTGAAGGAACCTGGCCGACGATACGTAATACACTGAAAAACCTCAGCATCGATGAATTTGAATTTATCCGCTCCTGCGATGCATCATTCAAACAGGGGACACAGTTTGTCAATTGGCATACCGCCAACGTAAATGGCGAAGATTCCAGCTACTATCATTCATTCGAGTTGCCACGCGGAATGTGGCCAACTCCCCCGGGACCTTACTGGCACCACCTGCAGTATCAGCTAGGTCTACCCTATGCGGAGGCTATTTCGCCACAGCCCGCAGCATGTCAAAAACATCTCGCCCCAAAATCACTGAAAACCCCGCAGTACGAAGCGATTCTTAATTACGCCTACCACCTTGACGCCGGAAAATTTGCGACTTTCCTGAGGAATCACGCCTGTGAAAAATTGGGAGTAACGCACCTGCTGGCACATGTGCAGTCCGCACAGTTATCTGAGTCGGGATTCATTGACTCCATCATAACCAGGGAAGGCAACAGTATTTGCGGGGACTTGTTTATCGACTGCAGCGGATTTACCAGTCTGCTTCTTGACCAGACCTATCAGATCCCCTTTCACGGCGTAAGCGATACCCTGCTTGTCAACAAAGCAGTCGCGATGCAGGTCCCCTATGCCGACGCCGAGGGACCGATCAACAGCCCTACCCTCTCGACCGCACAATCGGCAGGCTGGATCTGGGATATCGGCCTGCAAAGTAGACGTGGTACTGGCTATGTTTACAGCGCCAATCACACGACCGCGGATGAAGCGGAGAATACGCTGCGCAATTATGCCCGCGCGACATTCAATCAGTCACAAGCCACACCTGCTCAACCTGACATTGTCGATCAACTTGAGGCACGCCATATTGATCTGCGCCTGGGCTTTAGGGAAAAAGTGTTCCACAAAAACTGTGTAGGCATGGGGCTCTCCGCAGCATTTCTAGAGCCGCTCGAGGCAAGTGCCATATTCCTTATCGAGGCATCGTGCAACATGCTTACGGAGCTGTTTCCACAGCATTTGGGACAGCTGTCAGCATTGGAAAAAAAATATAATGCTGTTTTCAACGAACGCTGGCATCGCGTTGTCGACTTTATCAAGCTGCATTACTACCTATCCCGCAGGAGAGACAGCGATTTCTGGCTGGACAATACTGAGGTGTCCTCCCTCCCCGATACGCTAAAAGCCCAGCTGGCATTCTGGAAACACTACCCCCCAAGCAGGTTCGATATGCCGAGTTCCCTGGAGCCGTTTGTCCGGGAAAGCTATGAGTTCATCCTGTACGGGATGGAGTATCACTCGGACTATCAATGGAACGCAGGCCAGCTACCTCACCTGGAAGAGGCACGGCGTAACTTTCAGCGCATCCATCAGCTGAGCAGCGAGATATCCGATGTGCTGCCCACCAACCGGGCACTCCTCCAGCGAATACAGAATTATCGCTAG
- a CDS encoding dipeptide epimerase: MKIVDVKLGMLRVPLVTPFKTALRTVDAVEDVVVMLETDTGHVGYGNAPATAVITGDTHGSVIEAVRTVFTPLLLGRDVADLNRLTRQIQGAMINNTSAKAAVEIALFDLFAQSYKTPLYRILGGGENSLTTDITISVDYIEKMVADAESAVERGFEILKLKVGKDIGLDIERIRAVYAAVKGRALLRLDANQGWSPKQAVLAIRGLEEAGVLLELVEQPVKANNLEGMRYIAERVRTPIMADESVFGPQEVMKVIDQRAADIINIKLMKTGGISNALKIADIADLHDVECMVGCMLETSIGVSAAAHVAAAKAPVVSKLDLDVPSLCKFDPVVGGASYKDADIILNETPGLGIEKIEGLQLLA; encoded by the coding sequence ATGAAAATCGTAGACGTAAAGCTGGGCATGCTGCGGGTTCCTCTGGTAACCCCGTTCAAAACTGCATTGAGAACCGTAGATGCGGTAGAGGATGTGGTGGTGATGCTGGAGACCGATACGGGGCATGTCGGTTACGGCAATGCCCCGGCTACCGCGGTGATTACCGGTGATACCCACGGCTCGGTGATCGAGGCCGTGCGCACGGTGTTTACCCCATTGCTGTTGGGGCGCGACGTGGCAGACCTGAACCGCCTTACTCGCCAGATTCAGGGGGCGATGATCAATAACACCAGCGCCAAGGCGGCAGTGGAAATTGCCTTGTTTGACCTGTTTGCGCAGAGCTATAAAACACCCCTCTACCGAATTCTCGGCGGTGGTGAAAACAGCCTGACCACCGATATCACCATCAGTGTCGACTATATCGAGAAGATGGTCGCTGATGCGGAAAGTGCGGTGGAGAGAGGCTTCGAGATTCTGAAGCTCAAGGTCGGTAAAGATATTGGCCTGGATATTGAGCGGATCAGGGCCGTCTACGCGGCGGTAAAAGGGCGCGCATTGCTGCGCCTGGATGCGAACCAAGGCTGGAGCCCGAAGCAGGCGGTGCTCGCCATTCGTGGCCTGGAAGAGGCGGGGGTGCTGCTTGAGCTCGTGGAGCAGCCGGTCAAGGCGAACAATCTTGAGGGGATGCGCTATATCGCAGAGCGTGTCAGGACGCCGATTATGGCGGATGAAAGCGTTTTCGGTCCGCAGGAAGTGATGAAAGTCATTGACCAGCGGGCAGCAGACATTATCAATATCAAATTGATGAAGACCGGCGGCATTTCCAATGCACTGAAAATCGCCGATATCGCGGATCTGCACGACGTGGAATGTATGGTGGGTTGCATGCTGGAGACGAGCATCGGTGTTTCTGCAGCGGCACATGTGGCGGCCGCCAAGGCGCCGGTAGTGTCCAAATTGGATCTGGATGTGCCGTCCCTGTGCAAATTTGACCCCGTGGTCGGTGGCGCGTCCTACAAGGATGCGGATATCATTCTGAATGAAACCCCGGGACTCGGTATTGAAAAAATCGAGGGCTTGCAGCTGCTGGCCTGA
- a CDS encoding tryptophan halogenase family protein, whose translation MELRQLAIYVKCQGDLVGKNFSVLIAGGGTAGWMAANLLAHRWRDFPVNISLVESTEIGTIGVGEGSTPYLKSLFRALDIPESEWMPACDATYKCGIRFPGWSTTPGYAAYYHPFYSPLDRETGAEFFLQADMRRRGILVDAQPDHFFHAPYLSSAGMAPIPKRPLPFELDYAYHFDAGLLGRFLKSKAMQAGVRYRQVTIDRVRLRERGQGDVVIDSLTTASGEAIAADFFIDCTGFRSSLLSELPEYQFSSYEKTLLNNAAVALQMPGDSQVSLKSETVSEALTHGWMWNIPLQSRTGFGYVYGDAFISPETAEQELRKRTGAPDGISCRHLKMQVGRIEQHWSSNCLGVGLSQGFIEPLEATALMLVQFTIERFSLAFDPVNPHTSGENQRSAFNHNINTMFDGVLDYVVAHYFLNTRNDTEYWRAARHDIAVPERLQRLVDCWDRGDDFVEYLKQAGADKIYSHASWYCLLAGMGRFPKGGAVGGGLESQQLLRDVQSFCGGNVARFESHRRYLERLAAN comes from the coding sequence GTGGAACTGCGCCAGCTAGCAATATACGTGAAGTGTCAGGGGGATCTTGTGGGGAAAAATTTTTCCGTACTGATTGCCGGCGGTGGAACCGCCGGGTGGATGGCAGCGAATCTGCTGGCGCATCGGTGGCGAGACTTTCCGGTCAACATTTCTCTGGTGGAATCCACTGAGATTGGCACCATCGGGGTCGGGGAGGGAAGTACTCCCTATCTCAAGTCCTTGTTCCGCGCGCTCGATATTCCTGAAAGCGAGTGGATGCCGGCCTGTGACGCAACCTACAAGTGTGGAATCCGGTTTCCGGGTTGGTCTACGACCCCGGGGTATGCTGCCTACTATCACCCGTTCTATTCCCCCCTCGATCGTGAAACCGGTGCGGAGTTTTTTTTACAGGCTGATATGCGTCGTCGAGGCATACTGGTGGACGCACAGCCGGATCATTTTTTCCATGCGCCTTATCTGTCGTCTGCCGGCATGGCGCCAATTCCCAAGCGCCCACTACCCTTTGAGCTGGATTACGCTTATCACTTTGATGCGGGACTTCTCGGCAGGTTTTTGAAGTCCAAGGCGATGCAGGCTGGTGTTAGGTATCGTCAGGTCACCATCGATCGGGTCAGGCTGCGCGAACGAGGGCAGGGTGATGTAGTGATTGACAGTTTGACGACAGCGAGCGGCGAAGCTATCGCCGCTGACTTTTTTATCGACTGCACAGGCTTTCGCAGCAGTTTGTTGTCAGAACTGCCTGAGTATCAGTTCTCTTCGTATGAAAAGACGCTACTCAACAACGCTGCCGTCGCCCTGCAGATGCCGGGAGACAGTCAGGTATCCCTGAAATCAGAAACCGTATCTGAGGCATTAACTCACGGCTGGATGTGGAACATTCCTCTGCAAAGCCGCACCGGCTTTGGTTATGTCTACGGCGATGCCTTTATAAGTCCGGAAACGGCCGAACAGGAGTTGCGTAAGCGAACCGGCGCACCTGATGGTATTTCGTGTCGACACCTGAAAATGCAGGTAGGCCGCATAGAGCAGCACTGGTCCTCAAATTGCCTGGGTGTTGGACTGTCACAGGGATTTATCGAGCCGCTCGAGGCGACAGCCCTGATGCTCGTTCAGTTCACCATCGAGCGATTTTCTCTGGCGTTCGATCCTGTTAATCCGCACACATCGGGCGAGAATCAGCGCAGTGCGTTCAATCACAACATCAATACAATGTTCGACGGTGTGCTGGACTATGTTGTTGCGCACTATTTCCTGAATACACGGAATGATACGGAGTACTGGCGTGCCGCGCGCCACGACATTGCCGTGCCCGAACGGTTACAGAGGCTGGTGGACTGCTGGGATCGCGGAGATGACTTTGTTGAGTATCTAAAGCAGGCAGGTGCCGATAAGATCTACTCGCATGCGAGCTGGTATTGCCTGCTCGCGGGAATGGGACGGTTTCCGAAGGGCGGTGCCGTCGGTGGTGGCCTTGAGTCCCAACAATTGCTCCGCGATGTCCAGTCATTCTGCGGCGGCAATGTGGCCCGTTTTGAATCACATCGTCGCTATCTGGAGCGTCTTGCCGCGAACTGA
- a CDS encoding carboxypeptidase-like regulatory domain-containing protein produces the protein MFQKTKLSSSLQTATSTTLTRSAAAVAGVLFSMSVAAQQSGSIEGTVYLDENVEAAGVTITATSPVMPKSRTVQTGEGGDFRMPALIPGTYTLTLTTEDGITRTVKTRVLLDQRSNVSVVMAPDVQDANLEEVEVTGQLIQVGGEATLSNALGADVVKGVPTGNNYRDMMKLIPGVQFHQNSVRGASAGGSGQDNVYAFDGVNITLPMFGTLDAEPSNHDIEMVSVERGGANAVGFNRSGGFSVDSKSKSGTNEFQAGFEHKIMPKGFVEENRDGVKAETDNSWTTIYASGPLIEDQLFFYGSYFGPRSDRENKETTYGDVKDYSSERDEYFGKLTWAVTDDILLNGSYRTSERIDQGAAIGWNESNDVSRGEFKELEVFTLDGSWVINDSTVFTAQYTSFATEGGERADRMLGVQPSLAGGLDVSNLGDMGYVVVPGFVDGEDAYNDFIQPIVDQYGYLNDEGEITGGGGVGAYSQVEAAGYYRKAFEMALDHTLEWGGTTHELHAGFMWEEGEEELSRLSNGWGVVRVNGGLDTLDSLSLDPDNFVSNADLSQQVYYSARIQQMSLGLDGNPVSPINSFTESYNFEVNDKIDWNDFTFNVGFLISEDILYGEGLREANNFSGFVEDFGNKYEMYRVDWKDMIQPRLGVTWRYNDAEDTVFANYARYNPSASSLARAASWARNTRRDLNVYFDESGNALAYQPAAGSSGKMFEKDMDPRYMDEITIGTTRNVMEGLNLRAHVRYRENDNFWEDTPYYTPSGWYFNDPDRIPDSVASQEFYAYSAEEMGRIREELPSTSSYVIAQIDGAYTKYWEASLEAEWYGDRTYLNASYVRSRYSGNFDQDNTTVNNDQAIFIGSSNLMDWETLNIWDNREGTLSGDRPHIFKAFGYYTTDWQANVGAYLIYQSGQPWQIQDGTVYGYSPTLGNDTGAYGEKAGVRRSDSHWQLDLNYTQSFDVFNDYTLNFRADLFNVFDRQTGFNIEQRLRADDFGEAQSFFDSRRLQLSFGVDF, from the coding sequence ATGTTCCAGAAAACGAAATTGAGCTCCTCGCTCCAGACAGCAACCTCAACAACACTCACACGTTCTGCGGCCGCTGTAGCAGGCGTGTTGTTTTCCATGTCTGTTGCTGCTCAGCAATCCGGAAGTATCGAGGGCACGGTCTATCTCGATGAAAATGTCGAAGCGGCCGGTGTAACCATTACCGCAACCAGCCCGGTAATGCCGAAGAGCAGAACCGTGCAAACAGGCGAAGGTGGTGATTTCAGAATGCCGGCATTGATTCCCGGTACTTACACTCTGACATTGACCACGGAAGATGGTATTACACGGACAGTTAAAACCCGGGTTCTGTTGGATCAGCGCTCGAATGTCTCCGTGGTGATGGCGCCTGACGTCCAAGACGCTAACTTGGAAGAAGTAGAGGTTACCGGACAATTGATTCAGGTTGGCGGCGAAGCGACTCTTTCTAATGCTTTGGGGGCCGATGTTGTTAAGGGCGTACCAACAGGGAACAACTACCGGGATATGATGAAGCTCATTCCTGGAGTGCAGTTTCACCAGAATAGCGTGCGTGGTGCGAGCGCCGGTGGTAGTGGTCAGGATAATGTTTATGCATTCGACGGTGTAAATATCACCCTGCCAATGTTCGGTACCCTGGATGCTGAGCCGTCCAACCACGATATTGAAATGGTGTCGGTTGAGCGTGGTGGTGCCAATGCAGTCGGATTTAACCGATCCGGTGGCTTCTCCGTGGACTCTAAGTCCAAGTCCGGTACCAATGAATTCCAGGCGGGTTTTGAACACAAAATCATGCCGAAGGGCTTTGTTGAGGAAAACCGGGATGGCGTAAAAGCGGAGACCGATAACAGCTGGACTACGATTTATGCCAGCGGTCCCCTCATTGAGGACCAGTTGTTCTTTTACGGTTCCTACTTCGGTCCTCGATCCGACCGTGAAAATAAAGAGACTACTTACGGCGATGTAAAAGACTACTCCAGTGAGCGTGATGAATACTTTGGCAAGCTGACTTGGGCGGTGACCGATGACATCCTGCTGAATGGTAGCTATCGGACCTCCGAGCGTATCGATCAGGGTGCCGCTATTGGATGGAACGAATCCAATGATGTGTCACGGGGTGAATTCAAAGAGCTGGAAGTTTTCACTCTGGATGGATCCTGGGTAATTAATGACAGCACCGTTTTCACCGCACAGTACACCAGTTTTGCTACTGAAGGTGGTGAGCGGGCCGACCGTATGCTTGGCGTTCAGCCCAGTCTGGCGGGAGGACTCGATGTATCTAACCTGGGAGATATGGGATACGTCGTTGTTCCGGGTTTTGTTGATGGTGAAGATGCTTACAATGATTTCATTCAGCCGATTGTTGATCAATACGGTTATTTGAATGATGAGGGAGAGATTACCGGCGGCGGTGGAGTTGGCGCCTACTCCCAGGTAGAAGCAGCGGGTTACTACCGCAAGGCTTTTGAGATGGCATTGGATCATACTCTGGAGTGGGGCGGTACCACGCATGAGCTCCATGCCGGTTTCATGTGGGAGGAAGGTGAGGAAGAGCTTTCACGCCTGTCCAATGGCTGGGGTGTTGTCCGTGTAAATGGGGGGCTGGATACACTTGATAGCCTTTCTCTGGATCCTGATAACTTTGTAAGCAATGCTGATTTGTCCCAGCAGGTCTATTACTCTGCCCGAATTCAGCAGATGAGCCTGGGCCTTGATGGCAACCCGGTGTCGCCGATTAACTCATTTACCGAGTCTTATAACTTCGAAGTAAATGACAAAATTGACTGGAACGATTTTACCTTTAACGTCGGCTTCCTGATCAGTGAAGATATCCTGTATGGAGAGGGTTTACGCGAAGCGAATAATTTTTCCGGCTTCGTTGAGGATTTCGGCAATAAGTACGAGATGTACCGTGTAGACTGGAAAGACATGATTCAGCCGCGTCTGGGCGTGACCTGGCGCTATAACGATGCTGAGGATACAGTTTTTGCAAACTACGCACGTTACAACCCCTCCGCCAGCTCGTTGGCTCGCGCGGCGTCCTGGGCGCGTAATACTCGCCGTGACCTGAATGTCTACTTTGATGAAAGCGGCAATGCCCTCGCGTATCAGCCGGCGGCTGGATCCAGCGGTAAGATGTTCGAAAAGGATATGGATCCGCGTTACATGGATGAAATCACCATTGGTACAACGCGCAACGTGATGGAAGGGTTGAATCTGCGAGCGCATGTCCGTTACCGTGAAAACGATAACTTCTGGGAGGATACGCCTTATTACACGCCTTCTGGCTGGTACTTTAATGACCCTGACCGGATTCCGGATAGTGTTGCCAGTCAGGAGTTTTACGCGTACAGCGCTGAAGAGATGGGTCGTATCCGTGAGGAGCTGCCTTCAACTTCTTCGTATGTGATCGCCCAGATCGATGGGGCTTACACCAAGTACTGGGAAGCCAGTCTGGAAGCTGAGTGGTACGGAGATCGCACTTATCTTAATGCATCCTACGTGCGTAGCCGCTACTCCGGTAACTTCGACCAGGACAACACGACGGTTAACAATGACCAGGCTATCTTCATTGGGTCTTCCAATCTGATGGACTGGGAAACCCTGAATATCTGGGATAACCGCGAGGGAACGTTGAGCGGTGACCGGCCGCATATTTTCAAGGCATTCGGTTACTATACGACCGATTGGCAGGCGAATGTTGGCGCCTACCTGATCTATCAGTCTGGCCAGCCTTGGCAGATTCAGGATGGCACCGTGTATGGTTACTCGCCGACTCTGGGTAACGATACGGGCGCCTACGGTGAGAAGGCCGGTGTGCGACGCTCCGATTCTCACTGGCAGCTGGATCTGAACTACACGCAGAGCTTTGATGTGTTCAATGATTACACCCTTAATTTCCGTGCTGATTTGTTCAATGTGTTTGATCGTCAGACAGGCTTTAACATTGAGCAGCGTCTGCGTGCGGACGACTTTGGTGAGGCGCAGAGCTTCTTTGATTCTCGTCGTCTTCAGTTGTCTTTCGGTGTGGACTTTTAA
- a CDS encoding TonB-dependent receptor: MKSNNFRKNLLAHGVALALAGVTAPLAFAQEAEKQEEKKDEVASLEEIQVVGFRAALEKSVNVKRYATVVMDSINAEDIGKFPDKNIGDALMRIPGVGIERRFGEADGVSIRGLDPALSLTYLNGQSISTAQWFEGYRPTRGFRSDMLAAELVSSLEVYKSPRADLPDGSIGGVVNIKTRRPLEMDANTMHGSMEYQYSENAERWDPAFSGLYSWKTDDEKFGVLISASHQERFTTYDAMENYYGSAAAAKDTDGSGDFDQVTWGAGHAIFQQQRERTAYNLTAQYQPNEQLDITANYLNFSLSADNVNSNYLVVPGRTADIRNVTAVEDFPAGQGVLRHDSYLSDVTGESGNDYWFGPDTFFRNTNPEAQALDIDVNYSHELFDAHVQVGHTEAEGDIIVIGYSGMINTQTMGAAGLTGDEVLTLDLTGNKLGVEFDGFDPSNPASYPLSIRENNPHIQDADEETYAQFDLTVPMQNGGIVTSVKTGLKYQDRTNERSLHNFTVDIPASLATGTATYADLPVNTGCGQYQETAKSNTLTCLPTLDLDGIRSLSADLTPSNTLQRESLADFYQINEQKFAIYGMAEFEYDKFAGNFGVRYVDYDLESVANQADALRVPTNNDYSEFLPSLNVTYEINEDLLVRGAAARVMSLPNYQDLRNTFSYNSTTRTGSAGNPYLEPWLATQFDLGIEWYFAEGALASATYFRKDIDSFLFSISEIETHEIIDEDTGDFFTADLDISRTRNGGEANLQGIELQLQAELGYGFGVTTNYTFTDAEVVDNNGQDGLNLPGNSEDMWNVTTYWENDRYSARLMANHRGEFFNGFRIGTASETEAYTSVDVAFSAEVTENVTLSLQGVNLTGELYRTKNAQDSWDGLFQLINDGGTRWFVNAAVKF, from the coding sequence ATGAAATCCAATAACTTCCGTAAGAACCTGCTCGCACACGGTGTTGCATTGGCACTGGCAGGCGTTACAGCGCCGCTGGCATTTGCGCAAGAAGCCGAAAAGCAGGAAGAGAAGAAAGATGAAGTAGCGTCTCTCGAAGAGATTCAGGTCGTCGGCTTTCGTGCCGCATTGGAAAAGAGCGTCAATGTAAAGCGCTATGCCACTGTCGTGATGGACAGCATCAATGCCGAAGATATTGGCAAGTTCCCCGATAAAAACATCGGTGATGCGCTGATGCGTATTCCCGGCGTTGGCATTGAACGCCGCTTTGGTGAAGCAGACGGTGTGAGTATCCGCGGCCTCGATCCGGCATTGAGCTTGACCTACCTTAACGGCCAGTCGATTTCGACCGCGCAATGGTTTGAAGGATACCGCCCAACCCGCGGCTTCCGTTCCGATATGCTGGCCGCAGAGCTGGTTTCTTCTCTGGAAGTATACAAGTCGCCGCGCGCGGATCTCCCCGACGGCTCCATCGGTGGTGTGGTGAATATCAAGACTCGCCGTCCGCTAGAGATGGACGCCAATACCATGCACGGCTCCATGGAGTATCAGTACTCTGAGAATGCGGAGCGTTGGGATCCGGCGTTTTCCGGGCTTTACAGCTGGAAAACCGACGATGAAAAATTCGGCGTATTGATCAGCGCTAGTCATCAGGAACGCTTTACTACCTATGACGCCATGGAAAACTACTATGGCAGCGCCGCCGCGGCGAAAGATACCGACGGCTCCGGCGACTTCGACCAGGTCACCTGGGGGGCAGGACACGCTATTTTCCAGCAGCAGCGTGAACGTACGGCATATAATCTTACCGCCCAGTACCAACCAAACGAACAGCTGGACATCACTGCCAACTACCTCAACTTCTCGCTGTCTGCGGACAACGTGAACTCAAACTATCTGGTAGTACCCGGACGTACGGCTGATATCCGCAATGTAACCGCTGTGGAAGATTTTCCCGCTGGTCAGGGCGTTCTGAGGCATGACTCTTACCTGAGTGATGTAACCGGCGAGTCCGGCAACGACTACTGGTTCGGTCCGGATACATTTTTCCGCAATACCAACCCGGAAGCCCAGGCACTTGATATCGATGTGAACTACAGCCACGAGCTGTTCGACGCACACGTACAGGTGGGCCACACCGAAGCTGAGGGCGATATCATCGTGATCGGTTACTCCGGCATGATCAATACCCAGACCATGGGTGCTGCCGGCCTCACCGGAGATGAGGTACTCACGCTGGACCTGACCGGGAACAAGCTCGGAGTGGAATTCGATGGGTTTGACCCGAGTAACCCCGCCAGCTATCCGTTGAGTATCCGCGAGAATAACCCGCACATTCAGGATGCGGACGAGGAAACTTACGCGCAATTCGATCTGACGGTACCAATGCAAAATGGTGGTATTGTCACCTCCGTGAAGACTGGCCTGAAGTATCAGGATCGCACCAACGAGCGTTCCCTGCATAATTTCACCGTGGATATCCCGGCCAGCCTCGCTACCGGTACCGCCACCTATGCGGATCTACCGGTAAACACCGGATGTGGCCAGTATCAGGAAACCGCGAAGAGCAACACCCTGACCTGTCTGCCAACTCTGGATCTGGATGGCATTCGCAGCCTCTCAGCGGATCTGACCCCGTCTAACACCCTGCAGCGTGAAAGCCTGGCGGACTTCTATCAGATCAACGAGCAGAAATTCGCGATTTATGGTATGGCCGAGTTTGAGTATGACAAGTTTGCCGGTAACTTCGGCGTGCGCTATGTCGATTACGACCTCGAGTCTGTGGCGAACCAGGCAGACGCGCTGCGTGTGCCTACCAATAATGATTACAGTGAGTTCCTGCCCAGCCTGAACGTCACCTATGAAATCAATGAAGACCTGTTGGTGCGCGGTGCCGCGGCGCGTGTGATGTCTCTCCCCAACTATCAGGATCTGCGCAACACTTTCAGCTATAACAGCACCACGCGCACCGGTTCTGCGGGTAACCCCTACCTGGAGCCTTGGCTGGCAACCCAGTTTGATCTCGGTATCGAGTGGTATTTTGCGGAAGGTGCGCTCGCCAGTGCTACCTACTTCCGTAAAGATATCGACTCTTTCCTGTTCTCGATTTCCGAGATCGAGACGCATGAAATTATCGATGAAGACACTGGTGACTTCTTTACCGCTGACCTGGATATCTCTCGTACCCGTAATGGTGGCGAGGCAAACCTGCAGGGTATCGAGCTTCAGCTTCAGGCGGAACTGGGCTACGGCTTCGGCGTGACCACCAACTACACCTTCACTGACGCAGAAGTTGTAGACAACAATGGTCAGGATGGTCTGAATCTGCCGGGTAACTCAGAAGACATGTGGAACGTGACCACCTACTGGGAAAATGACCGTTACAGCGCACGTCTGATGGCAAACCATCGCGGTGAGTTCTTTAACGGATTCCGTATTGGCACTGCTTCTGAAACTGAGGCCTACACTTCCGTGGACGTTGCCTTCTCTGCTGAGGTAACTGAAAACGTGACCCTGAGCTTGCAGGGTGTCAATCTGACGGGTGAGCTGTACCGCACCAAAAATGCCCAGGATTCCTGGGATGGTCTGTTCCAGCTGATCAATGATGGCGGTACCCGCTGGTTCGTGAATGCGGCGGTTAAATTCTAA